One stretch of Balneolaceae bacterium DNA includes these proteins:
- a CDS encoding co-chaperone GroES family protein produces MIQDYLNSVEKFVVVGDRVLIKPRDMEMRTKSGLVLPATVKEKEEIQSGYVIKTGPGYPIPSQEVDEPWKEDTSKTRYIGMQAEEGDLAIFLKSQAHEIEFEHEKYMIVPHGSVLLLIREDMEV; encoded by the coding sequence ATGATTCAAGACTACCTGAATTCCGTCGAAAAATTCGTCGTGGTGGGCGACCGCGTGCTTATCAAACCGCGCGATATGGAAATGCGTACCAAGAGCGGACTGGTGCTCCCGGCCACGGTGAAGGAGAAAGAGGAGATTCAAAGCGGTTACGTAATCAAGACGGGACCGGGCTATCCCATTCCCTCCCAGGAGGTGGACGAACCCTGGAAGGAGGATACCAGTAAAACGCGTTATATCGGCATGCAGGCCGAGGAGGGCGACCTGGCCATCTTTCTGAAGAGCCAGGCCCACGAAATAGAATTCGAACACGAAAAATACATGATTGTCCCCCACGGGTCCGTTCTGCTGCTGATCCGGGAGGACATGGAGGTCTGA
- a CDS encoding replication-associated recombination protein A, giving the protein MNLFDEGAGGDQDAPHMEPGANPHQPLATRMRPRSLDEFVGQEHVVGEGKMLHRMIESGVIGSMVFYGPPSCGKTTLAHVISREINAQFEVLNAVLDGIKDLRQVVDRAETYRKMKDRKTILFVDEIHRWNKAQQDALLPHVESGIITLIGATTENPFYSLVGPLLSRCQLFELHDLTTDDVRTMLDRALKDEERGLGRKKVAITDPARRHLADFAGGDIRNALNALEVAVLSSESDGEGVVHIDLEVAKECIQKRSVRYDGTGDEHYHYASAFIKSMRGSDVDAALYWMAAMLEGGDDPNFIFRRMLILASEDVGMADPYALTMVNAAHEAFTKCGMPEGLYFLAHACIYLSLAPKSSSTGAIFSVRSHLGEKGIGPVPPYLRDKTASGKESRYLGVENASEDYDYPHSHPHHWTPQQYLPEGLEKASWYDPGTIGREGKLWDRLQKIKREYMQK; this is encoded by the coding sequence ATGAACCTCTTCGACGAAGGTGCAGGCGGCGATCAGGACGCTCCCCACATGGAGCCCGGGGCCAATCCCCACCAGCCGCTGGCCACCCGCATGCGCCCCCGCAGCCTGGACGAGTTCGTGGGACAGGAGCACGTGGTCGGGGAGGGCAAGATGCTGCACCGCATGATCGAAAGCGGGGTTATCGGCTCCATGGTCTTCTACGGTCCCCCGAGCTGCGGCAAGACCACCCTGGCCCACGTGATATCGCGGGAGATTAACGCCCAGTTCGAAGTGCTAAACGCGGTGCTGGACGGCATCAAGGACCTGCGCCAGGTGGTGGATCGCGCGGAGACCTACCGCAAGATGAAAGACCGCAAGACCATCCTCTTCGTCGACGAGATCCACCGCTGGAACAAGGCCCAGCAGGACGCCCTGCTGCCCCACGTCGAGTCCGGCATTATCACCCTCATCGGCGCCACCACCGAAAACCCCTTCTACTCCCTGGTGGGCCCCCTGCTCTCGCGTTGCCAGCTTTTTGAGCTCCACGATCTGACCACCGACGACGTACGGACGATGCTTGACCGGGCGCTGAAGGACGAGGAGCGGGGACTGGGCCGGAAGAAGGTGGCCATCACCGACCCGGCCCGCCGGCACCTGGCCGACTTTGCGGGCGGTGACATCCGTAATGCACTCAATGCCCTGGAGGTGGCGGTGCTGTCCAGCGAGTCCGACGGGGAGGGGGTCGTCCATATCGACCTGGAGGTGGCCAAAGAGTGCATACAGAAGCGGTCGGTGCGCTACGATGGCACCGGCGACGAACATTATCACTACGCTTCGGCCTTTATCAAGTCGATGCGCGGCTCCGACGTGGACGCCGCCCTCTACTGGATGGCGGCCATGCTGGAGGGGGGCGACGACCCTAATTTCATCTTCCGGCGCATGCTCATCCTGGCCTCGGAGGACGTGGGCATGGCCGATCCCTACGCCCTCACCATGGTCAACGCCGCTCACGAGGCCTTTACCAAGTGCGGTATGCCCGAGGGACTCTACTTCCTGGCCCATGCATGCATCTACCTGAGTCTGGCGCCCAAGAGCAGCAGCACCGGGGCCATCTTTTCGGTTCGCTCCCACCTCGGGGAAAAGGGTATCGGTCCGGTGCCCCCCTATCTGCGTGACAAGACCGCCAGCGGCAAGGAGTCGCGTTACCTGGGCGTGGAAAACGCCTCCGAAGACTACGACTACCCCCACAGCCATCCCCACCACTGGACGCCCCAGCAGTACCTGCCCGAGGGACTGGAAAAGGCCTCCTGGTACGATCCCGGTACCATCGGCCGCGAAGGCAAACTCTGGGACCGCCTCCAAAAAATTAAACGGGAGTATATGCAGAAGTGA
- a CDS encoding MBL fold metallo-hydrolase yields MDRRQFLVRGALAGAGTMLPLQKLAALHAARLPMERFVTLRRNVGYFTERGGTIGWLANGEALAAVDSQYPESARTFLDGFQEEYGGALDLLVNTHHHGDHTAGNAALREAARTIAAHENVPGLMRQAAGEEEPPPVPDTTYAQSWQTDLGDETLHLRYFGRGHTSGDSVVYFEQANVVHMGDLVFNRMNPYADRTAGASIHNWITILDVVRECYPSDAIFVFGHGKPDFGVEGDRDDVAVMRNYLETMVEHVQKGVQAGESRAEVTDLEVMEGFEEFQYADWWTLSQNLDVIYQELTED; encoded by the coding sequence ATGGACAGAAGACAATTTCTGGTTCGCGGTGCCCTGGCCGGGGCCGGCACCATGCTTCCCCTGCAAAAACTGGCCGCCCTGCATGCGGCGCGTCTGCCCATGGAGCGCTTTGTAACCCTGCGCCGGAACGTGGGTTACTTTACCGAACGGGGCGGTACTATCGGCTGGCTGGCCAATGGAGAGGCCCTGGCCGCGGTCGACTCGCAGTATCCTGAGTCGGCCAGGACCTTCCTGGATGGCTTCCAGGAGGAGTACGGCGGCGCGCTCGACCTGCTGGTCAACACCCACCACCACGGGGACCATACGGCCGGCAACGCCGCGCTCCGCGAGGCAGCCCGCACCATTGCCGCGCATGAAAACGTGCCGGGGCTGATGCGGCAGGCCGCGGGCGAGGAAGAACCTCCGCCGGTACCCGACACCACCTATGCCCAGAGCTGGCAGACCGACCTGGGCGACGAAACCCTTCACCTTCGTTATTTTGGCAGAGGACACACCAGCGGCGACTCCGTGGTTTACTTCGAGCAGGCCAACGTGGTGCATATGGGCGACCTGGTCTTCAATCGCATGAATCCCTATGCCGACCGGACGGCGGGCGCCTCCATTCACAACTGGATCACCATCCTGGACGTCGTGCGGGAGTGTTATCCCTCCGATGCCATCTTTGTATTCGGCCACGGCAAACCGGATTTCGGAGTGGAGGGTGACCGCGACGATGTGGCCGTGATGCGAAACTATCTGGAGACGATGGTGGAGCACGTTCAAAAAGGCGTGCAGGCGGGCGAGAGCCGGGCCGAAGTTACTGATCTGGAGGTTATGGAGGGATTCGAGGAATTCCAGTACGCCGACTGGTGGACCCTCTCGCAGAATCTGGACGTAATCTATCAGGAGCTAACCGAGGATTGA
- a CDS encoding acyl-CoA carboxylase subunit beta: MASEDKVEWLKKQREEAKKGGGERRIRKQHDKGKLTARERLDLLLDEDSFEEIDPFVTHRSTDFGLEDRQPLGDGVVTGHGTIHGRPVYVFSQDFTVFGGSLSETHAEKICKIMDLAMKNGVPIIGLNDSGGARIQEGVSSLGGYAEVFWRNSMASGVVPQISAVMGPCAGGAVYSPALTDFIFMVKNTSYMFVTGPNVVKTVTHEEVTSEELGGASAHSTKSGVAHFAEENDALCLKELRSLMGYLPQNCEEKPPGTEARDPDPAKAKALDDLVPDNPNKPYDIKDAIEGIVDRDSFLEVHEHYADNIVVGFARIDGRSVGIVANQPLSLAGVLDIDASLKGARFVRFCDAFNIPLVVFEDVPGFLPGTDQEWGGIIKHGAKLLYAFCEATVPKMTVITRKAYGGAYDVMNSKHIRADYNVAWPTAEIAVMGPKGAVEIIFRKEIAAADDPEAKEQELIDYYKEQFAHPYKAANRGFIDNVILPGETREKLIKALRISENKVDDTPKKKHDNLPL; the protein is encoded by the coding sequence ATGGCTTCCGAAGACAAGGTAGAGTGGCTTAAAAAGCAACGGGAAGAAGCGAAGAAGGGGGGTGGGGAGCGCCGCATCAGGAAGCAGCACGACAAGGGCAAGCTGACAGCCAGGGAGCGTCTCGATTTGCTGCTGGATGAGGATTCTTTCGAGGAGATCGATCCCTTTGTGACGCACCGGAGTACCGATTTTGGCCTGGAGGACCGCCAGCCCCTGGGTGACGGCGTGGTGACCGGACACGGCACCATCCACGGCCGGCCCGTCTACGTCTTCAGTCAGGATTTTACGGTCTTCGGCGGCTCGCTTTCGGAAACCCATGCCGAAAAGATCTGCAAGATCATGGACCTGGCCATGAAGAACGGGGTCCCCATCATCGGTCTCAACGATTCCGGCGGGGCGCGCATCCAGGAGGGGGTCTCCTCCCTGGGGGGCTATGCCGAGGTTTTCTGGCGCAACAGCATGGCCTCGGGCGTGGTGCCGCAGATTTCCGCGGTCATGGGGCCCTGCGCCGGCGGCGCGGTCTACAGTCCGGCGCTCACCGACTTTATTTTCATGGTGAAAAACACCAGCTACATGTTTGTTACGGGTCCTAACGTGGTGAAGACGGTGACCCACGAGGAGGTGACCTCCGAGGAACTTGGCGGGGCCAGCGCCCACAGCACCAAATCAGGCGTGGCCCACTTCGCCGAGGAAAACGACGCCCTCTGCCTGAAGGAGCTGCGCAGCCTTATGGGATATCTCCCCCAGAACTGCGAGGAGAAGCCGCCGGGCACCGAAGCCAGGGATCCCGATCCGGCCAAAGCCAAAGCCCTGGACGACCTGGTGCCTGACAACCCCAACAAGCCCTACGATATCAAGGACGCCATCGAGGGGATTGTGGACCGCGACTCCTTTCTGGAGGTGCATGAACACTACGCTGACAACATCGTGGTGGGATTCGCCCGCATCGACGGGCGGAGCGTGGGTATTGTGGCCAACCAGCCGCTTTCGCTCGCCGGCGTGCTCGATATTGACGCCTCCCTGAAGGGCGCGCGTTTTGTACGGTTCTGCGACGCCTTTAACATTCCGCTGGTCGTTTTTGAGGATGTACCCGGTTTCCTGCCCGGCACCGACCAGGAGTGGGGCGGCATCATCAAGCACGGCGCCAAGCTGCTTTACGCCTTTTGCGAGGCCACAGTACCCAAGATGACCGTCATTACCCGCAAGGCCTACGGGGGCGCCTACGACGTGATGAACTCCAAGCATATCCGGGCCGACTACAATGTGGCCTGGCCTACTGCCGAGATCGCGGTTATGGGACCCAAGGGCGCCGTGGAGATTATCTTCCGAAAGGAGATTGCCGCGGCCGACGATCCCGAGGCCAAGGAACAGGAGCTCATCGACTACTACAAGGAGCAATTCGCCCATCCCTACAAGGCGGCAAACCGGGGATTCATTGACAATGTCATCCTGCCGGGTGAGACCCGTGAAAAGCTGATCAAGGCGCTCAGGATCAGCGAAAACAAGGTGGACGACACGCCCAAGAAAAAACACGACAATCTGCCGCTCTGA
- a CDS encoding DUF1328 domain-containing protein, producing the protein MLRWSITFLVIAIIAAVLGFGGIAGSAAGIAEILFYIFLVLFVLSLLLGRRSGI; encoded by the coding sequence ATGCTACGCTGGAGCATTACATTCCTCGTTATTGCTATTATCGCCGCCGTCCTGGGCTTCGGTGGAATTGCCGGGTCCGCCGCGGGAATCGCGGAGATCCTGTTTTACATTTTCCTGGTTCTTTTTGTACTCTCCCTGCTGCTTGGACGCAGAAGCGGCATATGA
- a CDS encoding SDR family oxidoreductase, which yields MDLANKLCVVTGANAGIGKEVAQAFASRGAYLVMICRNEERGLKARDDIVRATGNSGVEVLLADFAWQYEIREVASHIAAKFEQVDVLVNNAGTVLSHREETLDGVEKTFAINHLAPFLLTNLLMERLLAAPDGRVVTVSSGAHRTGAGAFHLGNLQLDTSWSSYRAYGLSKLCNIMFTHELARRTRGTALSAFSMHPGVVNTRLTKEAGWLTRMAWNLGRPFMRSPEKGAETIVWLAEDDRVPERTGGYFKDRSEQEPHPLARDNELTEELWEISARLCSLGTEAQV from the coding sequence ATGGACCTTGCCAATAAACTCTGCGTAGTCACGGGCGCCAACGCAGGCATAGGAAAGGAGGTGGCACAAGCTTTCGCATCACGCGGCGCCTATCTGGTCATGATCTGCCGCAACGAGGAACGAGGCCTCAAGGCGCGGGACGATATCGTGCGGGCTACCGGAAACAGCGGCGTGGAGGTGCTGCTGGCCGACTTCGCCTGGCAGTACGAAATACGGGAGGTTGCCTCCCACATCGCCGCAAAGTTCGAGCAGGTAGACGTGCTGGTCAACAACGCAGGCACGGTGCTCAGCCACAGAGAGGAGACCCTGGACGGGGTCGAGAAAACCTTCGCCATCAACCACCTGGCCCCCTTCCTGCTGACCAACCTGCTCATGGAGCGGCTGCTCGCCGCCCCGGACGGCCGGGTTGTCACCGTCTCCTCGGGCGCCCACCGTACGGGCGCCGGGGCCTTCCACCTGGGCAATCTGCAGCTGGACACCAGCTGGTCTTCCTACCGCGCCTACGGTCTGTCCAAGCTCTGCAACATCATGTTTACACACGAACTGGCCCGCCGGACCCGCGGCACCGCACTCAGCGCATTCTCCATGCACCCCGGCGTGGTGAATACGCGCCTGACCAAGGAGGCTGGCTGGCTCACCCGCATGGCGTGGAACCTGGGAAGGCCCTTTATGCGCAGCCCCGAAAAGGGAGCGGAGACAATCGTGTGGCTGGCCGAAGACGACAGAGTACCGGAGCGGACCGGGGGCTACTTTAAGGATCGCTCGGAACAGGAACCCCATCCCCTGGCCCGCGACAACGAACTGACGGAAGAGCTCTGGGAGATCAGCGCACGCCTCTGCAGCCTGGGTACGGAAGCACAGGTCTAG
- a CDS encoding ABC transporter ATP-binding protein → MLALQIRNLRKSYGSHTVFRELSLKHDGGTLGIAGLNGSGKSTLLRCIGGLLKPDDGDLGWLRDGTPLGDNEVKRMLGYAAPYISLYGELSPRENLSFILRLRKERPDDRRTDALLEWVGLASHVDRPFGKLSTGQKQRARLASALVHDPDILLLDEPGSNLDEEGQRLVAQIAARFRSSGHMLVIASNNSDELDLCERVFSVAKH, encoded by the coding sequence ATGCTTGCACTGCAGATCCGCAACCTTCGCAAATCCTACGGCTCCCATACGGTCTTCAGGGAACTCAGCCTGAAACACGACGGCGGCACGCTCGGCATCGCCGGGCTCAACGGCTCGGGCAAGTCCACCCTCCTTCGCTGTATCGGGGGACTTCTGAAACCCGATGACGGCGACCTCGGGTGGCTAAGGGACGGAACGCCCCTTGGAGACAATGAGGTCAAAAGGATGTTGGGCTACGCTGCGCCCTATATTTCGCTCTACGGAGAGCTCAGTCCGCGAGAAAACCTCTCCTTTATTCTTCGGCTGAGGAAGGAGCGGCCCGACGACCGGCGCACCGACGCGTTGCTGGAGTGGGTGGGACTCGCCAGCCACGTCGACCGTCCCTTCGGCAAACTGTCAACAGGTCAGAAGCAGCGGGCCAGGCTGGCCTCCGCGCTGGTCCACGATCCCGACATCCTGCTGCTGGACGAACCCGGAAGCAACCTGGACGAGGAGGGGCAGCGTCTGGTGGCGCAGATCGCCGCCCGGTTTCGCAGCAGCGGCCACATGCTGGTCATCGCCTCCAACAATTCCGATGAGCTGGATCTCTGCGAGCGGGTCTTTTCAGTGGCGAAGCACTAG
- a CDS encoding M1 family metallopeptidase — MNRLIAPVFHALLILALIGGCATQHAGQSNVEDADSLRTDTAVYPPDRPVPNPINGEVPPAFHRAVEQGTRTHSGEPGPRYWSQRSDYEIDVQLHPGSRTLAGTTTITYHNNSPDTLGVLALELAQNVHAEGVIRNESAEVTGGMTIDSVSVEGQAADRNGLYYQALRNGESVYSIDGTLMTLRPRSPVLPGTTVEMHLTWRMEIPQSGAGGRMGFSQDNLFFLAYWYPKMRVYDDVIGWFTDPFRINAEFYHDFGSYRVNITAPPQWIVAATGTLANPRQVLQPRIHSRLQRAHSSDSVMEVVGREDFGNVTVTPADSAVTWTFHADSVRDFAFSATRDSRWDATRAPLGDRDGDGQTDYTAINTFYRSSAPLWENSARFSRHSIDYLSRFTGLPYPWEHMTAVEGGGIIGGGMEFPMMTVIGSYNGQPASSLYAVIAHEVAHMWVPMTVSTNERRYSWLDEGTTTFNEDNAKTEYYPDTDWKLGTYHSYLTIAGTGDEGPIMRWSDFHYLGAAYGVASYPKPASMLFTLRNMLGEETFNEAYRTFLQRWKYKHPYPWDLFNTFEDVTGRDLDWFWRSWFYETWVLDQAVSAVSTLEDGTTGITIEDHGRVPMPATVRITFAGGATETHAIPVEHWLEDNVRYRFTVTRNREVVSVEIDPERLYPDANRANNRWERAQ, encoded by the coding sequence ATGAATCGCTTAATCGCGCCTGTATTCCACGCCCTTCTGATACTTGCTCTAATCGGCGGTTGCGCCACCCAGCATGCCGGGCAAAGCAATGTTGAAGATGCCGACAGCCTGCGAACCGATACGGCCGTATATCCTCCCGACCGCCCGGTTCCAAACCCCATCAACGGCGAGGTGCCTCCAGCCTTCCACCGTGCGGTGGAGCAGGGCACGCGCACCCATTCAGGCGAGCCCGGCCCGCGCTACTGGTCGCAGCGCTCCGACTATGAAATCGATGTACAACTGCATCCCGGCTCACGCACCCTAGCCGGCACCACCACCATCACCTACCACAACAACTCCCCCGACACCCTGGGCGTACTCGCCCTGGAGCTGGCACAGAACGTGCACGCAGAGGGGGTAATACGCAACGAATCGGCCGAGGTGACCGGCGGGATGACCATCGACTCGGTGAGCGTGGAGGGGCAGGCCGCCGACCGGAACGGACTGTACTACCAGGCCCTGCGTAACGGGGAGTCGGTCTACTCCATCGACGGCACGCTGATGACCCTGCGACCCCGTTCACCCGTACTGCCAGGCACCACCGTGGAGATGCACCTCACCTGGCGCATGGAGATTCCGCAGTCCGGAGCCGGGGGACGAATGGGCTTCAGCCAGGACAACCTGTTCTTCCTGGCCTACTGGTATCCCAAAATGCGTGTTTACGATGACGTAATCGGCTGGTTCACCGATCCCTTCCGCATCAACGCCGAATTCTACCACGACTTCGGGAGCTACCGGGTAAACATCACCGCGCCTCCCCAGTGGATCGTGGCGGCCACGGGCACCCTGGCCAACCCGCGCCAGGTGCTGCAGCCCCGCATCCACAGCCGCCTTCAGCGGGCCCATAGCAGCGACTCGGTCATGGAGGTGGTAGGCCGCGAGGATTTTGGCAACGTGACGGTGACGCCCGCCGACAGCGCAGTGACCTGGACCTTCCACGCCGACAGCGTGCGCGACTTCGCCTTCAGCGCCACGCGTGATTCGCGCTGGGACGCTACACGGGCGCCATTGGGCGATCGCGACGGAGATGGGCAAACCGACTACACCGCCATCAACACCTTCTACCGCAGCTCTGCCCCCCTCTGGGAAAACAGCGCACGCTTCTCGCGTCACAGCATCGACTACCTCTCCCGCTTCACCGGCCTCCCCTACCCCTGGGAACACATGACCGCCGTGGAGGGTGGGGGCATCATCGGGGGCGGTATGGAGTTTCCCATGATGACCGTCATCGGCTCCTACAACGGACAACCCGCCTCCTCCCTCTACGCCGTCATCGCCCACGAGGTGGCCCACATGTGGGTACCCATGACCGTAAGCACCAACGAGCGGCGCTACAGCTGGCTGGACGAGGGAACCACCACCTTCAACGAGGACAACGCCAAGACGGAGTACTACCCCGACACTGACTGGAAGCTGGGTACCTACCACAGCTACCTGACCATTGCGGGGACAGGCGACGAGGGACCCATCATGCGATGGTCTGACTTCCACTACCTGGGGGCGGCCTATGGGGTGGCCTCCTATCCCAAGCCTGCCAGTATGCTCTTCACCCTCCGCAACATGCTTGGCGAGGAGACCTTCAACGAAGCCTACCGCACCTTTCTGCAGCGCTGGAAGTACAAACACCCCTACCCGTGGGACCTCTTCAATACCTTTGAGGATGTGACCGGGCGGGACCTGGACTGGTTCTGGCGCAGCTGGTTCTACGAGACCTGGGTGCTCGACCAGGCCGTGAGCGCCGTCTCGACGTTGGAGGACGGCACAACAGGCATCACCATCGAGGACCACGGCCGGGTTCCCATGCCCGCCACCGTGAGGATCACCTTCGCCGGCGGCGCCACCGAGACGCACGCCATTCCCGTGGAGCACTGGCTGGAGGACAACGTACGCTACCGCTTCACGGTAACCCGCAACCGCGAGGTGGTCTCTGTAGAAATTGACCCTGAACGGCTCTACCCCGACGCCAACCGGGCCAACAACCGCTGGGAGCGTGCTCAGTAA
- a CDS encoding response regulator transcription factor: protein MPNKSKKILIVEDEPSLVFTLQDTLENEGYQVFVSEEGDKSIEIVKRENPDLMVLDLMLPGMSGYDICKKVRELNYTFPIIMLTARDQEIDKVTGLNIGADDYMTKPFGVKELLARIQARLRRSEKYAKVKPVNEVDLDPIHVDLKNAVASHPDNGETELTTREVELIRYLVSHANEPVSRDALLENVWRYEYSTNTRTVDVHISKLRSKIEVQPDDPKYLVTLHGVGYMLKMS from the coding sequence ATGCCGAATAAGTCCAAAAAGATCCTGATCGTCGAAGACGAGCCCAGCCTGGTCTTCACACTGCAGGACACTCTGGAAAACGAGGGCTACCAGGTATTCGTATCGGAAGAGGGGGACAAGTCGATCGAAATCGTCAAAAGGGAGAATCCCGACCTGATGGTGCTCGACCTCATGCTGCCCGGTATGAGTGGATACGACATCTGCAAGAAGGTGCGCGAGTTGAACTACACCTTCCCCATCATCATGCTCACCGCGCGCGACCAGGAGATTGACAAGGTGACCGGGTTGAACATCGGGGCCGATGACTATATGACCAAGCCCTTCGGCGTAAAGGAGCTGCTGGCGCGCATCCAGGCGCGTCTGAGGCGCTCCGAGAAGTACGCAAAGGTGAAACCTGTCAACGAGGTGGATCTGGATCCCATCCATGTGGATCTGAAGAACGCCGTGGCCTCCCATCCTGACAACGGTGAGACGGAGCTGACCACCCGCGAGGTGGAGCTGATCCGCTACCTGGTCTCCCACGCCAACGAGCCGGTTTCACGCGATGCCCTGCTGGAGAATGTCTGGCGCTACGAGTACAGCACCAACACGCGCACCGTGGACGTTCACATCTCCAAGCTCAGGTCCAAGATCGAAGTGCAGCCGGACGACCCGAAGTACCTGGTGACGTTGCATGGGGTGGGGTATATGCTGAAGATGAGTTAG
- a CDS encoding HAMP domain-containing sensor histidine kinase, giving the protein MKSKFFSTRWILLAAGIIAIIGLTGMNVYSLMQLKESTLEFNRESKELQILEFADRVRYRLFLEPFEGMNRVDMEQVEDQFRQNRRFPDDVNEIMQEVDEEAIYNGIYFMPGNGIPCSETGGTILRYRADSNSFESVGQVPESVCDGLSFARNNMNSVISDFSSTRNYIFDTHRSLNLALFNVNERNVFGYLHFPINRTVLVQKELPHSIRRHLGDGDEGMNVWIRDWTRNEIIASNTSEEYRRDKIDIWQSFPETFDGWALEVQVTNDAATAAANSSFIKNLVVLGVAVLLLLGALVFMFYTAQRERSLAQRQAGFLANVTHELKTPLAVMQAAGENLADGRVDDQNRLKSYGNHIYSEAIRLRKMIEKLLDVAKADAGQALIEPKPVYLNDVLERYLKENEAYITGKGFQLTTDIDAQVPMCMIDTDSFETIVGNLLENALKYSNDEKELHISLHHRDKNLIMKVQDSGVGIPKSAQKHVFDKFYRVEDAMTAQTKGHGLGLSIVKNLVELNGGDISVKSQQATGSTFTVRFPVLVNPEQQLDEYRDGTPEYTPSQISQEKPKYAE; this is encoded by the coding sequence ATGAAATCGAAATTCTTTTCCACCCGCTGGATTCTCCTGGCGGCCGGTATCATAGCGATCATCGGCCTGACGGGGATGAATGTCTACTCGCTGATGCAGCTCAAGGAGAGTACGCTGGAATTCAACCGTGAGTCTAAAGAGCTGCAGATCCTGGAGTTCGCCGACCGGGTGCGTTACCGGCTTTTCCTGGAACCCTTCGAGGGCATGAACCGTGTCGACATGGAACAGGTGGAGGACCAGTTCCGCCAAAATCGCCGCTTCCCCGATGACGTGAACGAAATTATGCAGGAGGTGGACGAAGAGGCGATCTACAACGGCATCTATTTCATGCCCGGAAACGGTATTCCCTGTTCGGAGACAGGAGGGACCATCCTGCGTTACCGGGCGGACAGCAACAGCTTTGAAAGTGTAGGGCAGGTCCCTGAGTCCGTATGCGACGGACTCAGCTTCGCCCGGAACAACATGAATTCGGTGATATCGGATTTCTCCAGCACCAGGAACTACATCTTTGACACCCACCGCAGCCTGAACCTGGCGCTCTTCAACGTAAACGAGCGCAACGTCTTCGGCTATTTACACTTCCCCATCAACCGTACAGTGCTGGTCCAGAAAGAACTTCCACACTCCATCCGGCGCCACTTGGGGGACGGCGACGAGGGTATGAACGTCTGGATCCGCGACTGGACCCGCAACGAGATCATCGCCTCCAACACCAGTGAAGAATACCGCAGGGACAAAATTGACATCTGGCAATCCTTCCCCGAGACCTTTGACGGGTGGGCGCTGGAGGTGCAGGTTACCAACGACGCCGCCACAGCGGCCGCCAACTCCTCCTTTATCAAGAACCTGGTGGTGCTCGGGGTAGCGGTACTGCTATTGCTGGGCGCCCTGGTCTTCATGTTCTATACCGCCCAGCGCGAGCGCTCCCTGGCCCAGCGGCAGGCGGGATTCCTGGCCAACGTCACCCACGAGCTGAAGACCCCGCTGGCTGTGATGCAGGCGGCCGGGGAAAATCTGGCCGACGGTCGCGTAGACGACCAGAATAGGCTGAAATCCTATGGCAACCACATCTACAGCGAGGCCATTCGCCTACGCAAGATGATTGAAAAGCTGCTGGACGTGGCCAAGGCCGACGCGGGACAGGCCCTCATCGAGCCCAAACCGGTTTATCTGAACGACGTGCTCGAGCGCTACCTCAAGGAAAACGAGGCCTACATTACCGGCAAAGGTTTCCAGCTGACCACCGACATCGACGCCCAGGTGCCCATGTGCATGATCGACACCGACAGCTTTGAAACCATCGTTGGGAATCTCCTCGAGAACGCACTCAAATACAGCAACGACGAAAAAGAGCTTCACATCTCTTTACATCACCGCGATAAAAATCTTATTATGAAGGTGCAGGACAGCGGAGTAGGCATTCCCAAATCGGCCCAGAAGCACGTATTCGACAAGTTCTACCGGGTCGAAGATGCCATGACCGCCCAGACCAAGGGACACGGCCTTGGTCTCTCCATCGTGAAGAACCTGGTGGAGCTGAACGGCGGCGACATCTCCGTGAAAAGTCAGCAGGCCACGGGATCCACCTTTACGGTGCGATTCCCGGTACTGGTAAATCCCGAACAACAACTGGACGAATACAGGGACGGCACCCCCGAATACACGCCCTCCCAAATAAGCCAGGAAAAACCAAAATATGCCGAATAA